A stretch of the Papaver somniferum cultivar HN1 chromosome 6, ASM357369v1, whole genome shotgun sequence genome encodes the following:
- the LOC113289603 gene encoding glycosyltransferase family 92 protein Os08g0121900-like encodes MPRKLRETFLFVFTSVFIFFTFSLYLSRNTTTIINIIPLKQILTTHSSSNSAINVNRYLTVNSAIQEDQHEQHVIRQVITSPPPSSLYPFIKPDSILFPDWEILNVINDNGNENHHLLLSDSDNKFLCLFDKNLTSPAIYAGILPFSNQSMFKCIFPNRLRRFLPYFSPILINNSSPETVLESQSMLSESSKEIMLRWKFLVYESLSTDTDVILFVKGVNNRQGINRSPSEFRCIFSNSNNNFVITEVISSYQEVFRCIKPDNNATLFRDTDQIKVSLEIRGGERVVSSVAYYTPPAPSLTDDNKKFLLCACTMVYNVAKFLREWVYYHSKIGVDKFILYDNGSDDNLDEVISKLREENYQVEKILWPWPKTQEAGFSHSATYANATCTWMMYVDVDEFIFSPSWLHPSSSSPMSIRSLLPSSSSHHNNQRRVGQISIKCYEFGPSNQRSNPVEGVTQGYTCRRKIDSRHKSIVLLDGINTSLLNVIHHFELKQGYRNKKLSLDEMVINHYKYQAWSEFRLKFRRRVSAYVVDWKDGLNPNSKDRAPGLGFEPVEPKGWVHRFCDVHDNRLKMVTKEWFGSSTGRMAWQLNQTN; translated from the coding sequence ATGCCCCGGAAACTACGTGAAACGTTTCTATTCGTCTTCACCtctgttttcatcttcttcactttctctctctatctctcccgcaacaccaccaccattatcaatatcatccctCTCAAACAAATCCTAACTACTCATTCTTCCTCTAATTCCGCCATTAATGTTAATCGATATCTCACTGTCAACTCTGCTATTCAAGAAGATCAACATGAACAACATGTCATTCGCCAAGTAATAACATCACCGCCACCATCATCATTGTATCCATTCATCAAACCGGATTCTATTCTTTTTCCAGATTGGGAAATTCTTAACGTCATCAATGATAATGGTAATGAAAATCATCATCTCTTGTTGTCAGATTCCGATAACAAATTCTTATGTCTGTTCGATAAAAACCTTACTTCTCCGGCAATTTATGCTGGAATTTTACCTTTTAGTAATCAATCAATGTTTAAATGTATCTTTCCAAATAGGCTCCGTCGATTTCTTCCTTATTTTAGTCCGATTcttatcaataattcatcaccGGAAACTGTTTTGGAATCTCAATCAATGTTGTCAGAATCTTCCAAGGAGATAATGTTGAGATGGAAATTTCTTGTGTATGAATCTCTTTCTACAGATACCGACGTTATTTTATTCGTTAAAGGCGTCAACAATCGACAAGGAATTAACCGTTCACCTTCTGAATTCCGTTGCATTTTCAGTAACAGCAACAATAACTTCGTCATCACGGAAGTTATAAGTTCGTATCAAGAAGTTTTCCGGTGTATCAAACCTGATAATAACGCTACGTTATTTCGGGACACCGATCAAATCAAGGTGTCTTTGGAAATCAGAGGCGGTGAAAGAGTGGTTTCGTCTGTGGCGTATTACACACCCCCTGCGCCAAGTTTAACAGATGATAACAAAAAATTTCTACTGTGCGCGTGTACGATGGTATACAACGTAGCGAAGTTTTTGAGAGAATGGGtatattatcattcgaaaatcgGGGTGGATAAATTTATCTTATATGATAATGGAAGTGATGATAATTTAGATGAAGTGATTTCGAAGCTTCGGGAAGAAAATTATCAAGTGGAGAAGATTCTTTGGCCATGGCCGAAAACACAAGAAGCTGGTTTCTCGCACAGCGCAACTTATGCAAATGCCACGTGTACATGGATGATGTATGTGGATGTTGATGAGTTCATATTTTCACCATCGTGGTTACATCCATCATCATCCTCGCCGATGTCAATCAGGTCACTACTACCGTCGTCGTCATCACATCATAACAACCAAAGAAGGGTAGGACAAATATCAATAAAATGTTACGAATTTGGGCCGTCAAATCAACGGTCAAATCCTGTGGAAGGAGTCACACAGGGGTATACGTGTAGAAGAAAGATAGATTCAAGACATAAATCAATAGTATTACTTGATGGGATTAATACATCATTACTGAACGTGATCCATCATTTTGAGTTAAAACAAGGTTATAGGAATAAGAAATTATCATTAGATGAAATGGTTATAAATCATTATAAATATCAAGCTTGGTCTGAGTTTAGATTGAAATTTAGAAGAAGGGTTTCGGCTTACGTTGTTGATTGGAAAGATGGGTTGAATCCTAATTCTAAAGATAGAGCACCTGGATTAGGATTTGAACCTGTTGAACCTAAAGGATGGGTTCACAGGTTTTGTGATGTTCATGATAATAGATTAAAAATGGTTACGAAAGAGTGGTTTGGTTCTAGTACAGGAAGAATGGCTTGGCAATTGAATCAAACTAATTAG